A region from the Benincasa hispida cultivar B227 chromosome 12, ASM972705v1, whole genome shotgun sequence genome encodes:
- the LOC120067777 gene encoding RING-H2 finger protein ATL79-like yields MRPTPLDADDTVAFQPPPSPPCHDLRACTWRPYSNSRDFEANAAVVVIILLCGLICALALNTAIRCFLRRRGSADDDPSDSRQEELQDETKPTLVDKLKMAPALVFSAETKPKLAGAEAECTICLTEFLEGEEIRVLAICKHGFHVQCIQTWLILHSSCPTCRRSYLPPSPPSSVSGGDGDGNP; encoded by the coding sequence atgcggCCAACTCCTTTAGACGCCGACGACACCGTCGCCTTCCAACCGCCGCCATCGCCTCCGTGCCACGACCTCCGCGCCTGTACTTGGAGGCCGTACTCCAATTCCAGAGACTTCGAAGCCAACGCCGCCGTCGTCGTCATCATCCTCCTCTGTGGCCTCATCTGCGCTCTTGCTCTCAACACCGCGATCCGCTGCTTCCTCCGCCGTCGCGGCAGTGCCGATGATGATCCGAGTGACAGCCGGCAGGAGGAACTTCAGGACGAGACGAAGCCGACGCTAGTGGACAAATTGAAGATGGCTCCGGCGCTGGTGTTCTCGGCGGAGACCAAGCCGAAGCTCGCCGGTGCTGAGGCAGAGTGTACGATTTGCTTGACAGAGTTCTTGGAAGGGGAAGAGATTCGAGTGTTGGCGATTTGTAAGCACGGATTTCATGTTCAGTGTATTCAAACGTGGTTAATTTTGCATTCTTCTTGTCCGACTTGCCGCCGTAGCTACCTCCCTCCCTCGCCGCCGTCCTCTGTGAGCGGCGGCGACGGCGACGGCAATCCCTGA